A genomic stretch from uncultured Pseudodesulfovibrio sp. includes:
- a CDS encoding sigma 54-interacting transcriptional regulator, with the protein MMKPNAIHSLFPDIAPGSVSFLSILDQFDMGVVITDTVGKILYFNDVQARIDNLDPNDVVGQKVTDCYRVDDDVTPIMKCVHSGRTVDNFACYYRTRLGKVVNSVHNVYPLHSYETLIGTICFVRDYSITRETFETISQPHASREIRTFNISGTPAKRRDLGNGTRFSFNDIIGKSSEFVKAVESARVAADSPSSIMLYGETGTGKELLAQSIHNKSARKSKPFTAINCAAIPEHLLEGILFGTAKGAFTGTMDKQGLFEQAEGGTLFLDEINSMSIGLQAKLLRVIQERKVRRIGSLKENNMDIRIISSVNEDPHQAAERGALRYDLLYRLGVLIIRIPPLRERMEDMEKLICHFLHKYSLLLEKKINVISADVMDLFHNHHWIGNVRELEHVIEGAVNLVTDGEAIEIRHMPVHISQSTVSLPGVSTPSTSLAEKGTATPAGPLNVVFPVDSCAPAPVVFHPKKSLANIQAENESRTIREMLAFFQGNVSRAARKLGLSPQLLHYKMKKHNIQRKEFLI; encoded by the coding sequence ATGATGAAGCCAAATGCAATTCACAGCTTGTTCCCTGACATCGCCCCGGGGTCCGTCTCTTTTCTCTCCATTCTCGATCAATTTGATATGGGGGTGGTGATAACGGATACCGTCGGTAAGATTCTGTATTTTAATGATGTGCAGGCGCGAATAGACAATCTTGATCCTAACGATGTCGTCGGCCAAAAGGTCACTGATTGCTACCGTGTGGACGATGACGTCACTCCCATTATGAAGTGTGTGCATTCAGGCAGGACCGTAGATAATTTTGCCTGTTATTATCGCACTAGGCTGGGGAAGGTCGTTAACTCTGTGCATAATGTATATCCCCTACATTCTTATGAAACGTTGATCGGAACAATTTGCTTCGTGAGAGACTACAGCATTACTCGGGAGACTTTTGAAACTATTTCCCAACCCCATGCAAGTCGTGAAATTAGAACTTTTAATATTTCGGGCACCCCTGCTAAGCGTCGTGATCTGGGAAATGGAACGCGATTCTCTTTCAATGATATAATTGGGAAGTCCTCTGAATTTGTCAAAGCAGTGGAATCTGCCCGTGTAGCTGCAGATTCTCCCTCGTCTATTATGCTTTATGGGGAGACCGGAACCGGGAAAGAACTTCTGGCCCAGTCCATCCACAACAAAAGCGCTAGAAAGAGCAAGCCATTTACGGCTATTAACTGCGCCGCTATTCCCGAACATCTGTTGGAAGGTATTCTCTTTGGAACCGCCAAAGGAGCTTTTACCGGAACGATGGACAAGCAGGGACTTTTTGAACAGGCGGAAGGCGGTACTCTTTTTCTTGATGAGATAAATTCCATGTCCATTGGATTACAGGCCAAATTGTTGCGTGTAATTCAGGAGCGCAAAGTGCGTCGCATCGGTTCTCTGAAAGAGAACAACATGGATATCAGGATTATCAGTTCAGTGAATGAAGATCCTCATCAGGCCGCAGAAAGAGGTGCTCTTCGTTACGACTTGCTTTACCGTCTTGGTGTTTTGATAATCCGAATTCCACCTCTTCGGGAGCGGATGGAGGACATGGAAAAATTGATCTGTCACTTTCTGCATAAATACAGCCTCCTCCTTGAAAAAAAGATTAATGTCATCTCGGCTGATGTGATGGACCTTTTTCATAATCATCATTGGATCGGCAATGTTCGGGAGTTGGAGCATGTCATCGAAGGAGCTGTAAATCTGGTCACGGACGGCGAAGCTATCGAAATCCGGCATATGCCGGTCCACATTAGTCAATCGACCGTATCATTGCCCGGCGTATCAACTCCGTCCACCAGTTTGGCGGAGAAGGGAACTGCGACCCCAGCCGGTCCGCTCAACGTTGTCTTTCCAGTGGATTCCTGTGCGCCTGCCCCGGTTGTCTTCCATCCGAAAAAATCTCTGGCTAATATTCAGGCTGAAAATGAGAGTCGGACGATTCGCGAAATGTTGGCGTTTTTTCAAGGTAATGTGTCCAGAGCAGCGAGAAAACTTGGTCTTTCTCCCCAGTTGCTTCATTATAAGATGAAGAAACACAACATTCAGCGAAAAGAATTTCTCATATAA
- the der gene encoding ribosome biogenesis GTPase Der, which translates to MLPIVALVGRPNVGKSTLFNRLLRKSRAITHDLPGVTRDRIYGECQMGDVRFDLVDTGGMVLESEAIPELSKDFEDEIFEQAQEAIEEANAIIFVVDGKEGLTPLDRQAAEYVRRSGKPLIMLVNKVDGSEFAPQLTVEFHELGIEFLPVSAAHGYNLHDVRHRVKQFVIDLDMPEEDDDGIEKGLRLTMLGRPNAGKSSIINAIIGKDRLIVSDVAGTTRDTIDVTFEKSGKRYTFVDTAGVRRRANIQEHLEKISVIRALKNSKRSDVTILTIDITLGVGRQDKRLIEFLAKEKTPFIVVVNKADLVPRKETNQALEAFRNELRIIPHVPIVMTSAHKGVGIGKLLPIAEAMRKECQIRIGTGILNRSLQAVLERQQPPVVKRRRAKFFYVTQADEEIPTFVFFCNDHTLVKTSYVRYLENQFRKMLGIKTAPVNIVFRSSHDKKEWEKNRGISAMGKRGPGRERMGGAKTRRHETKYKALKSKRHREEKEEMEKKGKVRKKR; encoded by the coding sequence ATGCTGCCAATCGTCGCCCTTGTGGGTCGCCCCAACGTGGGTAAATCCACACTTTTCAACCGTCTGCTCAGGAAATCGCGGGCCATTACCCACGATCTGCCGGGAGTGACGCGCGACCGCATCTATGGCGAATGCCAGATGGGGGACGTGCGTTTTGACCTCGTAGATACTGGTGGTATGGTCCTGGAATCAGAAGCTATTCCCGAACTGTCAAAAGATTTCGAGGATGAAATTTTCGAACAGGCCCAGGAAGCCATTGAAGAGGCCAACGCCATCATCTTCGTGGTGGACGGCAAGGAAGGGCTGACGCCTCTTGACCGGCAGGCCGCAGAATATGTGCGCCGCTCAGGTAAACCTTTGATCATGCTTGTGAACAAGGTTGACGGCAGTGAGTTTGCCCCGCAACTGACGGTCGAGTTCCATGAACTCGGTATTGAATTTCTGCCTGTTTCAGCAGCGCATGGATATAATTTGCATGATGTGCGTCATCGGGTGAAACAGTTCGTCATTGATCTGGATATGCCCGAAGAAGACGACGACGGCATTGAAAAGGGCTTGCGCCTGACAATGCTCGGACGGCCCAACGCTGGTAAATCTTCCATTATCAATGCAATTATCGGCAAGGACCGTCTGATCGTGTCCGATGTAGCCGGTACCACCCGTGATACAATTGATGTTACTTTTGAAAAAAGTGGCAAGCGGTACACGTTTGTTGACACGGCAGGAGTTCGCAGGCGGGCGAATATTCAGGAGCATTTGGAAAAAATCAGTGTCATTCGTGCCCTGAAGAACTCCAAGCGTTCTGACGTGACCATCCTGACCATTGACATCACTCTTGGTGTCGGACGACAGGATAAACGGCTTATTGAATTTTTGGCCAAAGAAAAGACCCCGTTCATTGTTGTGGTCAACAAAGCCGATTTGGTCCCCCGTAAAGAAACCAACCAGGCCTTGGAAGCATTCAGAAATGAGCTGCGCATCATCCCGCATGTCCCGATCGTTATGACAAGTGCGCACAAGGGCGTGGGTATTGGAAAACTTCTTCCAATTGCCGAGGCTATGCGCAAGGAGTGCCAGATTCGTATTGGTACCGGAATACTCAATCGGTCGTTGCAGGCAGTACTTGAACGCCAGCAGCCGCCTGTTGTAAAGCGCCGCCGGGCTAAATTTTTCTATGTGACGCAGGCAGACGAGGAAATTCCAACATTCGTATTTTTCTGTAACGATCATACGCTGGTTAAGACTTCTTACGTTCGTTATCTGGAAAACCAGTTTCGCAAGATGCTGGGTATCAAGACTGCGCCGGTGAATATCGTATTCCGGTCCAGTCATGACAAGAAGGAATGGGAGAAGAACCGTGGCATTTCAGCCATGGGCAAGCGGGGTCCGGGTCGAGAGCGTATGGGCGGAGCAAAGACTCGTCGTCATGAGACAAAATACAAGGCTCTCAAGAGTAAGCGTCACAGAGAAGAGAAAGAAGAAATGGAAAAGAAAGGGAAAGTAAGGAAAAAACGCTAA
- the mtnA gene encoding S-methyl-5-thioribose-1-phosphate isomerase — protein MTEHIQYSPEKDALILLDQRFLPNREDWFECKTTDDICFALVVMVVRGAPAIGVTAAYGCYLAGREVQGMDGDWKVNLEAKLDQIHDARPTAVNLRWAVREMRRIWKDAGDVSLEKLLEIWLDRAKEIHAGDIEMCELIGKFGGALMDDGDTIMTHCNAGALATAGYGTALGVVRGAIDQGKNVSVIANETRPFLQGARLTAYELHKDGIPVKVACDNACALLMKRGLVDKVVVGADRITANGDAVNKIGTFGVAVLADRFNIPFYVAAPQYTIDTETLCGDDVPIEDRDPREVTHIGDHRIPPEGVEVYNLAFDPTPNELIAGIITEKGVLYPPYTESIKKLFEDYPEG, from the coding sequence GTGACCGAACATATTCAGTATTCCCCGGAAAAAGATGCCCTGATCCTTCTCGACCAACGGTTCCTGCCCAACCGCGAAGACTGGTTCGAATGTAAAACTACGGACGACATCTGTTTCGCTCTGGTGGTCATGGTCGTACGCGGTGCGCCCGCTATCGGCGTGACCGCTGCCTATGGTTGTTATCTGGCCGGTCGTGAAGTCCAGGGAATGGACGGCGACTGGAAAGTGAACCTCGAAGCCAAGCTTGACCAGATCCATGATGCCCGTCCGACCGCAGTTAATTTGCGATGGGCCGTTCGTGAAATGCGTCGCATCTGGAAGGATGCCGGTGATGTTTCTCTGGAAAAACTGTTGGAGATCTGGTTGGATCGCGCCAAGGAAATTCATGCTGGTGATATCGAGATGTGTGAACTCATCGGTAAATTCGGTGGTGCTCTCATGGACGATGGCGATACCATCATGACCCACTGTAACGCCGGAGCCCTGGCGACCGCAGGGTACGGCACGGCGCTTGGAGTTGTGCGCGGCGCCATCGATCAGGGCAAGAACGTTTCTGTCATTGCCAATGAGACTCGACCCTTTTTGCAGGGTGCACGCTTGACTGCATATGAACTACACAAGGACGGCATCCCGGTGAAGGTCGCCTGTGACAACGCCTGTGCACTGCTCATGAAGCGTGGGTTGGTGGACAAGGTCGTGGTTGGTGCTGACCGTATCACCGCCAACGGGGACGCTGTGAACAAGATCGGTACTTTTGGTGTGGCCGTTTTGGCTGATCGGTTCAATATTCCTTTTTATGTGGCTGCCCCGCAGTATACCATTGATACCGAGACTCTTTGTGGTGACGATGTGCCTATTGAGGATCGTGATCCTAGAGAAGTCACCCACATCGGCGACCACCGTATTCCGCCTGAAGGCGTTGAGGTGTACAACCTTGCATTTGATCCGACCCCGAACGAATTGATCGCTGGGATTATCACGGAAAAGGGTGTGCTGTATCCTCCATATACCGAGTCCATTAAAAAACTCTTTGAGGATTACCCGGAAGGATAG
- the gatB gene encoding Asp-tRNA(Asn)/Glu-tRNA(Gln) amidotransferase subunit GatB, which yields MSRYETVIGLEVHAQLKTKTKIFCSCSTEFGKDPNENVCAVCSGMPGVLPVLNEKVAEYATKMGLATNCEINLKSVFARKNYFYPDLPKGYQISQFELPICEHGYVDIEVDGEKKRIGLTRIHMEEDAGKNIHSAADNVSFVDLNRTGVPLIEIVSEPDMRSAEEAVAYLKEVRSVLLYLGICDGNMEEGSFRCDANISIRPYGQEEFGTRAELKNLNSFKHILKAIEYEVDRQIDLVEDGESVVQETRLFNVDKGITQSMRGKEEAHDYRYFPDPDLVPLVLEKSWVEKWRSELPELPSAKRERFMAEYALADYDAALITTDRAVAEYYEATVKAYGGEAKKVTNWVVGELLPFCNDTVAEACDVKLSPEKLAALLALVDDGTISVKIGKDIFRDLCESGDDPAEYVKAKGLVQMSDSGELEAMVDKVIADNPSEAEAFRGGKKKLMSFFMGQVMRLSKGQANPGIVTKMIQEKLS from the coding sequence ATGTCCCGCTACGAAACCGTCATCGGTCTTGAGGTGCACGCTCAACTCAAAACCAAGACCAAGATTTTCTGCTCCTGCTCTACCGAGTTCGGCAAAGACCCTAACGAAAACGTCTGTGCAGTCTGTTCCGGTATGCCCGGTGTTCTGCCTGTGCTTAATGAAAAGGTTGCTGAGTACGCGACCAAAATGGGGTTGGCTACCAACTGCGAGATCAACCTCAAGTCCGTGTTTGCGCGCAAGAACTATTTCTATCCTGACCTGCCCAAAGGCTATCAGATATCCCAGTTCGAACTGCCTATCTGTGAGCATGGATATGTGGATATCGAGGTGGACGGCGAAAAGAAACGTATCGGTCTGACACGTATCCATATGGAAGAGGATGCAGGAAAGAACATCCATTCTGCGGCAGACAATGTCAGCTTCGTGGATCTGAACAGGACGGGTGTACCGTTGATCGAGATCGTTTCCGAGCCGGATATGCGGAGTGCCGAAGAGGCTGTCGCCTATCTCAAGGAAGTCCGTTCCGTGCTTCTGTATCTCGGTATCTGCGATGGCAACATGGAAGAGGGCAGTTTCCGCTGTGACGCGAACATTTCCATCCGTCCTTACGGGCAGGAAGAGTTCGGAACCCGTGCGGAGCTCAAGAATCTCAACTCGTTCAAGCATATCCTCAAGGCCATTGAATACGAAGTGGATCGCCAGATTGATCTCGTCGAAGATGGCGAGAGTGTGGTGCAGGAAACTCGGCTTTTCAATGTAGACAAGGGCATCACCCAATCCATGCGTGGCAAGGAGGAGGCACACGATTATCGCTACTTCCCCGACCCTGACCTTGTTCCGCTGGTTTTGGAGAAGTCTTGGGTCGAAAAATGGCGTTCTGAGTTGCCGGAACTGCCCAGTGCCAAGCGTGAACGGTTCATGGCCGAGTATGCGTTGGCCGATTATGATGCTGCATTGATCACTACAGATCGGGCTGTTGCCGAATACTACGAAGCGACCGTGAAGGCGTATGGCGGCGAAGCCAAAAAAGTCACCAACTGGGTGGTCGGAGAGTTGCTGCCGTTCTGTAATGATACCGTAGCGGAAGCCTGTGACGTGAAGCTTTCTCCCGAGAAGCTGGCCGCGCTGCTTGCTCTGGTTGATGACGGTACCATTTCCGTCAAGATCGGTAAGGATATTTTCCGTGATCTGTGCGAATCCGGTGATGATCCGGCGGAATACGTCAAGGCCAAGGGGCTTGTGCAGATGTCCGATTCCGGCGAACTGGAGGCCATGGTCGATAAGGTCATTGCTGACAACCCTTCGGAAGCGGAAGCGTTCAGGGGTGGTAAGAAAAAGCTCATGAGCTTTTTCATGGGGCAGGTCATGCGTCTTTCAAAAGGCCAGGCCAATCCCGGCATCGTGACCAAGATGATTCAGGAAAAACTTTCGTAA
- a CDS encoding DUF4254 domain-containing protein, translated as MADITIDSIKETLQDAIAHQTRSVMDWHYGEPVYDGDPADDLCGVPGLRELVARQHWANFQLWHVEDRARRKDVEAKVIADCKYAIDKLNQKRNDLIERVDECLINMISPLLPGDAVEKYNTETVGAALDRLSIQALKIYHMKEQCSRRDVDEAHVDQCNAKVGVLMRQHADLGQAILELVDEYTAGTKKPKVYFQFKMYNDPSLNPELYQNKS; from the coding sequence ATGGCTGATATTACCATAGACAGTATAAAAGAGACTCTTCAGGACGCCATCGCTCACCAGACCCGGTCAGTGATGGATTGGCATTACGGCGAACCTGTGTATGACGGGGACCCTGCCGACGACCTGTGCGGCGTGCCTGGCCTGCGTGAACTCGTGGCCCGTCAGCATTGGGCCAATTTCCAGCTTTGGCATGTTGAAGATCGCGCCCGTCGCAAGGATGTGGAAGCCAAAGTCATCGCAGATTGCAAATACGCCATCGACAAGCTCAATCAAAAGCGCAACGATCTGATCGAACGGGTGGACGAATGCCTGATTAACATGATTTCCCCGCTGTTGCCCGGTGATGCCGTTGAAAAGTACAATACAGAGACTGTGGGCGCCGCTCTGGACCGGCTGTCCATTCAGGCGCTCAAGATCTACCATATGAAAGAACAGTGCAGCCGCAGGGATGTCGATGAAGCGCATGTGGATCAGTGTAATGCCAAGGTTGGTGTTCTGATGCGTCAGCATGCGGACCTGGGGCAGGCCATTCTGGAATTGGTCGATGAGTATACTGCCGGTACCAAGAAACCCAAGGTGTATTTCCAGTTCAAGATGTATAACGATCCCAGTCTGAATCCGGAACTCTACCAAAACAAATCATAG
- a CDS encoding MltA domain-containing protein, translating into MGTFALRTIRLLVALLCLAALLSCVKDGSVHHAEVESPPSVVETGKSVAPVEQACNGSLCGPRVTGKLTLRVVREPNSVPACDMFFPLSNLEGAESTARIDITSQGLSSWTALEGPVQRSLEYALNMDQDAPALVRPGMVLTWAQVVCSLEKFLDLLPHLDDAPELLGQRFVWYGMRQKPVMTGYYTPEIEASLTRRPGYEFPIYGVPEDLRYGKVRGYKQFYRVEKGRVLPYYDRGDMDVRKVLTGRGLEIAWAKDPIDVFYMQVEGCGRLRLPDGTTKNVLYGAKNGYGFRSLGRILHSRGLLPKGRLSKDHVKSYFAKNPEKMFQLMAENRSYVFFRLQNSPPEGTIGKPLTPMVSLATDRKLLPLGSLLAFEAEIPDARDGRPVGKRTVSGIGLAQDTGTAIRGSRVDYYIGEGNAVEPIANNIKTEATVYLLISKEAFING; encoded by the coding sequence ATGGGTACATTTGCCTTGCGAACGATTCGGCTTTTGGTCGCGCTGCTGTGTCTGGCGGCACTCTTATCCTGCGTGAAGGACGGTTCAGTTCATCATGCCGAGGTAGAGTCTCCGCCTTCTGTGGTGGAGACTGGAAAGTCCGTGGCGCCTGTCGAGCAAGCGTGTAACGGGAGTTTGTGCGGTCCCCGGGTGACGGGCAAGTTGACCTTGCGTGTGGTCCGTGAGCCGAATTCCGTTCCTGCCTGTGATATGTTTTTCCCTTTGTCCAACCTTGAAGGAGCCGAGAGTACGGCCCGGATAGATATTACCAGTCAGGGGCTGTCGTCATGGACCGCTCTGGAAGGTCCTGTTCAACGTAGCCTTGAGTATGCTCTGAACATGGATCAGGATGCCCCGGCACTGGTGCGGCCCGGTATGGTCCTGACCTGGGCGCAGGTTGTCTGCTCTTTGGAAAAATTTCTCGACCTGCTGCCGCATCTTGACGATGCTCCGGAATTGCTCGGCCAGCGTTTTGTTTGGTACGGTATGCGTCAAAAGCCTGTCATGACTGGGTATTACACCCCTGAGATTGAGGCGAGTCTGACTCGGAGACCCGGGTATGAATTTCCGATTTATGGTGTCCCGGAAGACCTGCGCTACGGTAAAGTTCGTGGGTATAAGCAGTTTTATAGAGTGGAGAAGGGACGTGTCCTGCCATATTACGACCGGGGTGATATGGATGTTCGTAAGGTGCTGACAGGACGCGGTCTGGAAATAGCCTGGGCCAAAGATCCTATTGACGTGTTCTATATGCAGGTGGAAGGGTGCGGACGCCTTCGGTTGCCGGACGGTACCACAAAAAATGTACTGTATGGCGCAAAGAACGGGTATGGCTTCAGAAGTCTTGGACGGATTCTTCATTCTCGTGGGTTGCTTCCGAAAGGGCGACTTTCCAAAGATCACGTCAAATCATATTTTGCCAAGAATCCCGAAAAGATGTTTCAGTTGATGGCTGAGAATCGGAGTTACGTTTTCTTCCGTTTGCAGAACTCTCCGCCTGAAGGGACCATTGGAAAGCCGTTGACGCCGATGGTTTCACTGGCTACAGACCGAAAGCTCCTGCCGCTTGGCAGCCTGCTCGCCTTTGAAGCCGAGATTCCTGATGCCAGGGATGGACGGCCTGTCGGCAAGCGGACGGTGTCCGGTATAGGGTTGGCCCAGGATACGGGAACAGCCATTCGCGGCTCACGGGTAGATTATTATATTGGCGAGGGAAATGCGGTGGAGCCCATTGCCAACAATATAAAAACAGAGGCCACCGTCTATCTCCTTATAAGCAAAGAAGCATTTATCAATGGCTGA
- a CDS encoding ARMT1-like domain-containing protein produces MGLARQIESIRDIRYGQDAALDALLLHFMTENHLDYSIDPDKNASGEQVRFMMALEEGDFYAPCSDWMFRMLLEDGLPDRLLEEYLVQWKTFISLSRNFCTDREIARRFIQLARHKFRMVLASPIILPSRLMKRFITIFMTQSGIDDPYRNIRRDLNGKAFKIVESNVFDAMVNSCLANVQQPGRIDELRFKIDMVEIERLMRISTMTDHWEPESFTPEALESSVLSEEVKEGSRLFRDVFERLGKEGEKRHRILYLPNRAGGIMFDLQVVQTLLRLGHRVVMALKEGFYFEHPTFWDRDNDPVLAKAFNSAKFVSEDRLSKNQLLSIMAQHPFVVISDGTRERFNPYRASVTFARAWKECDLVLAKGQGVHNRLIKSSHDFTRDIVNFYRDEHGKFHLHYRPRPESVVSFSEQYIETKADEIIAEMRVARSLGKTVMFYSGIIGSVPGQTRAAIEVITTYVEHLRSQLDDVYIINPGEHFEEGMDADDLMFMWEKVQRSGYINVWRFQTYFDIEKSFELMGRKVPPVWTGKDATYSTGCTKEMHIALDVQRAHPELQIIGPNPEKFFRRREYGVGKFCDVAIDSCG; encoded by the coding sequence ATGGGTTTGGCTCGGCAGATAGAATCGATTCGAGACATCCGGTACGGTCAGGACGCTGCTCTCGATGCGTTGCTGCTTCATTTTATGACGGAGAATCATCTAGACTACTCCATTGATCCGGACAAGAACGCGTCGGGTGAACAGGTTCGTTTTATGATGGCGCTTGAAGAAGGGGATTTCTATGCCCCATGTTCAGACTGGATGTTCCGTATGCTCCTTGAAGACGGTCTGCCTGATCGGCTGCTGGAAGAGTACCTTGTCCAGTGGAAGACTTTTATCAGTCTGTCTCGGAATTTCTGTACAGACAGGGAAATTGCCCGGCGCTTCATTCAATTGGCCCGGCATAAATTTCGTATGGTGCTTGCCTCTCCCATTATCCTGCCGTCACGTCTGATGAAGCGGTTCATCACGATTTTTATGACCCAGAGTGGCATCGACGACCCGTATAGAAATATTCGCAGGGACTTAAACGGTAAGGCTTTCAAGATCGTTGAGAGTAATGTTTTCGATGCCATGGTGAATAGCTGCTTGGCGAATGTTCAGCAGCCCGGCCGTATTGATGAGCTTCGATTCAAGATAGACATGGTTGAAATTGAACGGCTGATGCGTATATCCACCATGACCGATCATTGGGAGCCTGAAAGTTTCACTCCGGAAGCGCTTGAATCATCCGTTTTGTCCGAAGAAGTCAAAGAAGGGTCGCGGTTGTTTCGTGACGTCTTTGAACGACTCGGGAAAGAGGGGGAGAAGCGGCATCGTATTTTGTATCTTCCCAATAGGGCAGGCGGCATAATGTTTGATCTTCAGGTGGTACAGACGCTTTTGCGGCTGGGGCATCGGGTGGTCATGGCCTTGAAAGAGGGATTCTATTTTGAGCACCCGACTTTTTGGGACAGGGATAACGACCCTGTGTTGGCAAAAGCGTTCAATAGCGCGAAGTTTGTCAGCGAGGATCGGTTGTCCAAGAATCAATTGCTGAGCATCATGGCGCAGCATCCGTTCGTGGTTATTTCCGACGGAACTCGTGAGCGTTTTAATCCCTATCGTGCTTCCGTCACTTTTGCTCGTGCCTGGAAAGAATGTGATCTGGTCCTGGCAAAAGGGCAGGGCGTCCACAACAGGCTTATCAAGAGCAGTCACGATTTTACGCGGGATATTGTGAATTTCTATAGGGATGAGCATGGAAAGTTTCATCTGCACTATCGCCCCAGACCTGAGTCGGTGGTCTCTTTCAGCGAGCAGTATATTGAGACCAAGGCAGATGAAATCATTGCCGAGATGCGCGTCGCACGATCGCTCGGCAAGACGGTCATGTTCTATTCCGGCATCATTGGCTCAGTTCCCGGTCAGACCCGGGCCGCCATTGAGGTCATAACCACGTATGTGGAACATCTGCGTTCACAGCTTGATGATGTCTATATAATCAATCCCGGTGAGCATTTTGAAGAGGGCATGGACGCCGATGATCTGATGTTCATGTGGGAAAAGGTGCAGCGGAGCGGATATATCAATGTCTGGCGTTTTCAGACGTATTTCGATATTGAAAAGAGCTTCGAATTGATGGGTCGAAAAGTTCCGCCGGTATGGACTGGTAAGGACGCCACCTATTCCACCGGGTGTACCAAGGAAATGCATATTGCTCTGGATGTTCAGAGGGCGCACCCGGAGTTGCAGATCATCGGGCCGAATCCTGAGAAGTTCTTCCGCAGAAGGGAGTACGGGGTTGGTAAGTTCTGTGATGTAGCCATCGATTCGTGTGGATAG
- a CDS encoding DVU0524 family FlgM-associated protein, protein MNVSSANVRNMLRTYGKQLTSAKRLARFRQAMGDVEPLDDIAKRAKRRELVERIAHEVIENLVVNSEPSPVVKAVLVQLEKEFGCRYLFEFPLEGGDVQILKETRSGPRDIEGSERNKVMRRLWEITLSKVDDTML, encoded by the coding sequence GTGAATGTATCGTCTGCCAATGTTCGAAATATGTTGCGAACCTATGGGAAGCAACTTACGAGCGCGAAGCGACTTGCTCGCTTCCGGCAGGCAATGGGTGATGTTGAACCTCTGGACGACATCGCCAAGCGGGCAAAGCGCCGTGAATTGGTAGAGCGCATTGCACACGAGGTCATTGAAAACCTGGTCGTCAACTCCGAACCTTCCCCTGTGGTCAAGGCCGTCCTTGTCCAGCTTGAAAAGGAATTCGGATGCCGGTATCTCTTCGAGTTTCCCCTTGAAGGCGGCGATGTCCAGATATTGAAGGAAACACGAAGTGGACCGCGTGATATTGAAGGATCCGAAAGGAACAAGGTCATGCGCCGCTTGTGGGAAATAACATTGTCAAAGGTGGACGACACCATGCTTTGA
- the flgM gene encoding flagellar biosynthesis anti-sigma factor FlgM: MVIKNIVGDQNPYANKKIERPQAKELQRTQEAVKNSGEAADRVVLSPEGRLRGAALQTANEAPDVRRKKVDELKKQVQDGSYRPDLKKAAANLIRDDLDLLV, translated from the coding sequence ATGGTTATCAAGAACATTGTGGGGGATCAAAACCCTTACGCAAACAAGAAGATCGAACGGCCGCAGGCCAAGGAACTGCAACGGACGCAGGAGGCTGTAAAGAACTCCGGCGAAGCTGCAGATCGTGTAGTCCTGTCCCCTGAAGGCCGACTGCGTGGCGCAGCCCTTCAGACTGCGAATGAAGCGCCCGATGTCCGCCGCAAGAAGGTGGATGAGCTGAAAAAACAGGTCCAGGACGGCTCCTACAGGCCAGACCTGAAAAAGGCCGCCGCGAATCTCATTCGTGACGACCTCGATCTTCTCGTTTAA
- the fliW gene encoding flagellar assembly protein FliW: protein MTRLGEREVSSEGIIYFPRGLVGLEDKREFALLSVKSEDSPFLLLQCITDPGLGLLVADPYSFIDDYDVKIENVDRKALKVENIHQLAILVTVTIPQNRPEDTTLNLQGPIVINTEARIGLQVPQTEAGYPTHFNPIKG from the coding sequence ATGACGCGACTGGGGGAGCGAGAAGTCAGCTCCGAAGGTATCATTTATTTCCCCCGGGGACTCGTGGGGCTTGAAGACAAGCGCGAGTTTGCACTGCTGAGCGTTAAGAGTGAAGATTCACCCTTTCTGCTGTTGCAATGCATAACAGACCCGGGACTCGGTCTCCTTGTGGCAGACCCGTATTCGTTTATCGACGATTATGATGTGAAGATCGAGAATGTTGATCGAAAAGCCCTCAAAGTCGAAAATATCCACCAACTGGCCATTCTGGTGACAGTGACTATCCCACAGAACAGACCCGAAGACACTACTCTGAACCTTCAGGGGCCGATTGTCATCAACACCGAGGCAAGAATAGGTCTCCAGGTTCCACAGACTGAAGCCGGGTATCCCACGCACTTCAATCCGATTAAGGGCTAA